In a single window of the Montipora capricornis isolate CH-2021 chromosome 11, ASM3666992v2, whole genome shotgun sequence genome:
- the LOC138022967 gene encoding transmembrane prolyl 4-hydroxylase-like isoform X3 has protein sequence MLFDERKEQSPTLHKPAEVSENGDVLPILTRLDPIKVGYIRELSLVPGKVHKVKTLSLRPALFEIEDFLTEKECNDIILMAQTAGLERSKTLVEQNLHLEDNVNSTKNESLAENSAEIFKSFDSNSDGHLHVTEVTMGLLELGRVLLNEEDTYQIMSDLDMDPNKDGVITYDEFANLTSEIKTKEIKDYLEKIHETNSSKRTRDSSTAFLDPYEHIDFKPFFEDLSNRIHLVTQLPKDMIWSSENMQVIKYEEKQHYHCHFDSEDETVKNLPCCHIYETLYDVDGNIECVPCRFATVFYYLNEPERGGETAFPIADNKSAIAEQKSSYITGDLNKCNLAEHCYDSSLYYKPKRGTALLWYNHFVNNETGWLGPVDQASYHGGCNVIEGTKWAANNWINAGLNRETDLELWKWSRLMEEEYQERMSKETWEEQTNGKEETTMVEEKHGEKRDHETEAKEDSEREEH, from the exons atgctCTTCGACGAAAG AAAAGAACAAAGCCCGACTCTGCATAAACCTGCAGAAGTATCAGAAAATGGAGATGTATTGCCGATATTAACAAGACTGGACCCAATAAAG GTTGGGTATATACGCGAATTGAGCTTAGTGCCAGGAAAGGTACACAAAGTGAAAACACTTAGCCTTCGACCTGCGCTCTTTG AAATCGAAGATTTTCTCACGGAAAAAGAATGCAATGACATAATTTTGATGGCACAGACAGCAGGGCTGGAGCGTTCAAAGACACTCGTGGAACAAAATTTGCATCTTGAAGACAATGTGAACTCTACCAAAAACGAAAGCTTGGCTGAGAATTCTGCTGAGATTTTCAAGAGCTTTGATTCCAACAGTGACGGACATCTCCATGTAACAGAG GTTACTATGGGGCTGTTGGAACTTGGACGAGTATTGTTGAACGAAGAGGACACTTATCAAAT AATGTCCGATCTCGATATGGATCCCAATAAAGACG GTGTAATTACATACgatgaatttgcaaatttgaCCTCGGAAATCAAAACGAAGGAAATAAAGGACTATCTGGAGAAAATTCATGAAACAAATTCAAGTAAACGAACTCGGGACAGCAGCACGGCTTTTTTGGATCCTTATGAGCACATTGATTTTAAACCTTTCTTTGAAGATTTGAGCAACAG gaTACATTTAGTCACTCAACTTCCGAAGGACATGATTTGGAGCAGTGAAAACATGCAG GTAATTAAGTACGAGGAAAAACAACATTACCACTGTCATTTCGATTCTGAAGATGAGACAGTTAAGAATCTGCCCTGCTGTCATATATATGAAACTTTGTACGATGTCGACGGGAATATAGAATGCGTTCCATGCAG ATTTGCGACCGTCTTTTATTACTTGAACGAGCCTGAACGAGGTGGAGAGACTGCTTTTCCAATCGCGGACAACAAAAGCGCTATTGCAGAACAAAAG AGCTCCTACATTACAGGGGATTTAAACAAATGTAATCTAGCTGAACATTGTTATGATTCAAGCCTCTATTACAAACCAAAACGTGGCACAGCCTTACTTTGGTACAATCACTTTGTTAACAATGAAACCGGTTGGCTGGGGCCTGTGGATCAAGCCAGCTATCATGGAGGCTGCAACGTTATCGAGGGAACAAAATGGGCGGCGAACAACTGGATTAATGCAGGATTGAATAGAGAAACAGATTTGGAACTTTGGAAATGGTCTAGGCTGATGGAAGAGGAATATCAAGAGAGGATGAGCAAAGAGACTTGGGAGGAACAAACTAATGGAAAAGAGGAAACTACGATGGTGGAAGAGAAACACGGCGAGAAGCGAGACCATGAAACAGAGGCTAAAGAAGATAGCGAAAGAGAAGAACACTAA
- the LOC138022967 gene encoding transmembrane prolyl 4-hydroxylase-like isoform X1, with protein MVHNPWVYFTLFGVVMDAISAHEEFFDKVERFGNSTVCQVDLTSLETTTNKTSNSKCQPRDKTSLLFQVNADTVSGSEFGKEQSPTLHKPAEVSENGDVLPILTRLDPIKVGYIRELSLVPGKVHKVKTLSLRPALFEIEDFLTEKECNDIILMAQTAGLERSKTLVEQNLHLEDNVNSTKNESLAENSAEIFKSFDSNSDGHLHVTEVTMGLLELGRVLLNEEDTYQIMSDLDMDPNKDGVITYDEFANLTSEIKTKEIKDYLEKIHETNSSKRTRDSSTAFLDPYEHIDFKPFFEDLSNRIHLVTQLPKDMIWSSENMQVIKYEEKQHYHCHFDSEDETVKNLPCCHIYETLYDVDGNIECVPCRFATVFYYLNEPERGGETAFPIADNKSAIAEQKSSYITGDLNKCNLAEHCYDSSLYYKPKRGTALLWYNHFVNNETGWLGPVDQASYHGGCNVIEGTKWAANNWINAGLNRETDLELWKWSRLMEEEYQERMSKETWEEQTNGKEETTMVEEKHGEKRDHETEAKEDSEREEH; from the exons ATGGTACATAATCCTTGGGTATATTTCACGCTGTTTGGCGTTGTTATGGATGCAATATCAGCTCATGAAGAGTTTTTCGACAAAGTTGAGCGTTTCGGCAACTCAACAGTTTGTCAGGTGGATTTAACGTCTTTAGAAACGACGACGAATAAGACAAGCAATTCAAAG tgtcAGCCTCGGGACAAAACGTCACTACTGTTTCAAGTTAATGCAGACACGGTATCAGGGTCAGAGTTTGG AAAAGAACAAAGCCCGACTCTGCATAAACCTGCAGAAGTATCAGAAAATGGAGATGTATTGCCGATATTAACAAGACTGGACCCAATAAAG GTTGGGTATATACGCGAATTGAGCTTAGTGCCAGGAAAGGTACACAAAGTGAAAACACTTAGCCTTCGACCTGCGCTCTTTG AAATCGAAGATTTTCTCACGGAAAAAGAATGCAATGACATAATTTTGATGGCACAGACAGCAGGGCTGGAGCGTTCAAAGACACTCGTGGAACAAAATTTGCATCTTGAAGACAATGTGAACTCTACCAAAAACGAAAGCTTGGCTGAGAATTCTGCTGAGATTTTCAAGAGCTTTGATTCCAACAGTGACGGACATCTCCATGTAACAGAG GTTACTATGGGGCTGTTGGAACTTGGACGAGTATTGTTGAACGAAGAGGACACTTATCAAAT AATGTCCGATCTCGATATGGATCCCAATAAAGACG GTGTAATTACATACgatgaatttgcaaatttgaCCTCGGAAATCAAAACGAAGGAAATAAAGGACTATCTGGAGAAAATTCATGAAACAAATTCAAGTAAACGAACTCGGGACAGCAGCACGGCTTTTTTGGATCCTTATGAGCACATTGATTTTAAACCTTTCTTTGAAGATTTGAGCAACAG gaTACATTTAGTCACTCAACTTCCGAAGGACATGATTTGGAGCAGTGAAAACATGCAG GTAATTAAGTACGAGGAAAAACAACATTACCACTGTCATTTCGATTCTGAAGATGAGACAGTTAAGAATCTGCCCTGCTGTCATATATATGAAACTTTGTACGATGTCGACGGGAATATAGAATGCGTTCCATGCAG ATTTGCGACCGTCTTTTATTACTTGAACGAGCCTGAACGAGGTGGAGAGACTGCTTTTCCAATCGCGGACAACAAAAGCGCTATTGCAGAACAAAAG AGCTCCTACATTACAGGGGATTTAAACAAATGTAATCTAGCTGAACATTGTTATGATTCAAGCCTCTATTACAAACCAAAACGTGGCACAGCCTTACTTTGGTACAATCACTTTGTTAACAATGAAACCGGTTGGCTGGGGCCTGTGGATCAAGCCAGCTATCATGGAGGCTGCAACGTTATCGAGGGAACAAAATGGGCGGCGAACAACTGGATTAATGCAGGATTGAATAGAGAAACAGATTTGGAACTTTGGAAATGGTCTAGGCTGATGGAAGAGGAATATCAAGAGAGGATGAGCAAAGAGACTTGGGAGGAACAAACTAATGGAAAAGAGGAAACTACGATGGTGGAAGAGAAACACGGCGAGAAGCGAGACCATGAAACAGAGGCTAAAGAAGATAGCGAAAGAGAAGAACACTAA
- the LOC138022967 gene encoding transmembrane prolyl 4-hydroxylase-like isoform X2, producing the protein MYFTFWLDSARVKSVVGFLPPLDIIDHFIFVKRKEQSPTLHKPAEVSENGDVLPILTRLDPIKVGYIRELSLVPGKVHKVKTLSLRPALFEIEDFLTEKECNDIILMAQTAGLERSKTLVEQNLHLEDNVNSTKNESLAENSAEIFKSFDSNSDGHLHVTEVTMGLLELGRVLLNEEDTYQIMSDLDMDPNKDGVITYDEFANLTSEIKTKEIKDYLEKIHETNSSKRTRDSSTAFLDPYEHIDFKPFFEDLSNRIHLVTQLPKDMIWSSENMQVIKYEEKQHYHCHFDSEDETVKNLPCCHIYETLYDVDGNIECVPCRFATVFYYLNEPERGGETAFPIADNKSAIAEQKSSYITGDLNKCNLAEHCYDSSLYYKPKRGTALLWYNHFVNNETGWLGPVDQASYHGGCNVIEGTKWAANNWINAGLNRETDLELWKWSRLMEEEYQERMSKETWEEQTNGKEETTMVEEKHGEKRDHETEAKEDSEREEH; encoded by the exons ATGTATTTCACTTTTTGGTTAGATTCCGCCCGAGTCAAATCTGTAGTCGGATTCTTACCACCCCTTGACATCATCGATCactttatttttgttaaaag AAAAGAACAAAGCCCGACTCTGCATAAACCTGCAGAAGTATCAGAAAATGGAGATGTATTGCCGATATTAACAAGACTGGACCCAATAAAG GTTGGGTATATACGCGAATTGAGCTTAGTGCCAGGAAAGGTACACAAAGTGAAAACACTTAGCCTTCGACCTGCGCTCTTTG AAATCGAAGATTTTCTCACGGAAAAAGAATGCAATGACATAATTTTGATGGCACAGACAGCAGGGCTGGAGCGTTCAAAGACACTCGTGGAACAAAATTTGCATCTTGAAGACAATGTGAACTCTACCAAAAACGAAAGCTTGGCTGAGAATTCTGCTGAGATTTTCAAGAGCTTTGATTCCAACAGTGACGGACATCTCCATGTAACAGAG GTTACTATGGGGCTGTTGGAACTTGGACGAGTATTGTTGAACGAAGAGGACACTTATCAAAT AATGTCCGATCTCGATATGGATCCCAATAAAGACG GTGTAATTACATACgatgaatttgcaaatttgaCCTCGGAAATCAAAACGAAGGAAATAAAGGACTATCTGGAGAAAATTCATGAAACAAATTCAAGTAAACGAACTCGGGACAGCAGCACGGCTTTTTTGGATCCTTATGAGCACATTGATTTTAAACCTTTCTTTGAAGATTTGAGCAACAG gaTACATTTAGTCACTCAACTTCCGAAGGACATGATTTGGAGCAGTGAAAACATGCAG GTAATTAAGTACGAGGAAAAACAACATTACCACTGTCATTTCGATTCTGAAGATGAGACAGTTAAGAATCTGCCCTGCTGTCATATATATGAAACTTTGTACGATGTCGACGGGAATATAGAATGCGTTCCATGCAG ATTTGCGACCGTCTTTTATTACTTGAACGAGCCTGAACGAGGTGGAGAGACTGCTTTTCCAATCGCGGACAACAAAAGCGCTATTGCAGAACAAAAG AGCTCCTACATTACAGGGGATTTAAACAAATGTAATCTAGCTGAACATTGTTATGATTCAAGCCTCTATTACAAACCAAAACGTGGCACAGCCTTACTTTGGTACAATCACTTTGTTAACAATGAAACCGGTTGGCTGGGGCCTGTGGATCAAGCCAGCTATCATGGAGGCTGCAACGTTATCGAGGGAACAAAATGGGCGGCGAACAACTGGATTAATGCAGGATTGAATAGAGAAACAGATTTGGAACTTTGGAAATGGTCTAGGCTGATGGAAGAGGAATATCAAGAGAGGATGAGCAAAGAGACTTGGGAGGAACAAACTAATGGAAAAGAGGAAACTACGATGGTGGAAGAGAAACACGGCGAGAAGCGAGACCATGAAACAGAGGCTAAAGAAGATAGCGAAAGAGAAGAACACTAA
- the LOC138022971 gene encoding transmembrane prolyl 4-hydroxylase-like isoform X1, translating into MRNRDRLSNLTNSRRTNCQIHIPLGPCTPSNPDCFERFANFKIPQVEPMKVGHVRKLNLVEGVEHEIVTKAVHPPIFEIAHFLSDEECDHIMKLAKDEGLEKSRTLKEGIKEDTRALGKNTKMYFDLWDLNEDGHIDVDEMVHNLENQLDFSPDRSILLNMYSSLELDKDQDEKINFEEFEQRDIGEMAKFIARVKEDKPHTKSRHSQQAWIESTSGRSDSVLASIEERVQRLTMLPLELIKASEYLQVVSYGPMGHYNCHLDSDFVKPSKPCCHFLGSELNHCRICRFATVLYFLDDVEDGGETAFPVADNSTFDDNEWIRDAENVCNLAKNCHKANVVVKPEKGKAVLWYNHKVNNTTGWLGELDKYSFHGGCDVRRGTKWIANQWISLSEDREKDIENWIELGQYEEELKNASRISNSESNEDASHQEL; encoded by the exons ATGAGGAACAGAGACAGACTAAGTAACCTTACCAACAGCCGAA GAACGAATTGCCAAATCCACATACCACTAGGACCTTGCACGCCGAGCAACCCAGATTGTTTTGAGCGGTTCGCGAATTTCAAGATACCTCAAGTAGAACCGATGAAG GTTGGACATGTCAGGAAACTGAATTTGGTTGAAGGTGTGGAGCATGAAATAGTCACGAAAGCTGTTCACCCTCCAATATTTG AAATCGCCCATTTTCTGTCAGACGAAGAATGCGATCACATCATGAAGCTAGCAAAGGACGAAGGATTGGAGAAATCAAGGACTTTGAAGGAAGGAATCAAGGAGGATACGAGAGCGCTCGGCAAGAACACCAAGATGTATTTTGATCTTTGGGATTTAAACGAAGATGGGCATATTGACGTAGACGAG ATGGTTCACAACCTAGAAAATCAACTGGATTTTTCACCGGACAGATCCATTCTCCtcaatat GTATTCATCTTTAGAACTAGACAAAGATCAAGATG aaaaaataaatttcgaGGAATTTGAACAGAGGGATATCGGAGAAATGGCCAAATTTATTGCAAGAGTAAAAGAAGACAAACCCCACACCAAGAGCCGACACAGTCAACAAGCGTGGATAGAGAGCACTTCTGGAAGATCTGACAGCGTTCTTGCTTCTATTGAAGAAAG aGTGCAACGGCTAACAATGCTCCCTCTGGAATTGATCAAGGCCAGCGAGTACTTACAG gtAGTGTCATATGGACCGATGGGTCACTACAACTGTCACCTGGATTCAGATTTCGTCAAACCAAGCAAGCCATGCTGTCACTTTCTTGGCAGCGAGCTAAATCATTGCAGAATTTGCAG GTTTGCGACGGTGCTATATTTTTTGGATGACGTAGAAGATGGAGGCGAGACGGCTTTTCCCGTCGCCGACAACAGCACTTTTGACGATAAT GAATGGATACGTGACGCCGAGAACGTTTGCAACTTAGCAAAGAACTGCCACAAGGCGAATGTAGTGGTCAAACCCGAGAAAGGCAAAGCCGTTCTGTGGTACAACCACAAAGTCAACAACACCACTGGGTGGTTGGGTGAGCTTGACAAGTATTCGTTTCACGGAGGGTGCGATGTAAGGCGAGGCACCAAATGGATTGCAAACCAGTGGATCAGTTTGAGCGAGGACAGAGAAAAGGACATCGAAAACTGGATAGAACTTGGTCAATACGAGGAGGAACTAAAAAATGCCAGTAGAATATCCAATAGCGAATCAAATGAAGACGCCTCTCACCAGGAACTATGA
- the LOC138022971 gene encoding transmembrane prolyl 4-hydroxylase-like isoform X2, with product MQHHKTYICSDVSRTNCQIHIPLGPCTPSNPDCFERFANFKIPQVEPMKVGHVRKLNLVEGVEHEIVTKAVHPPIFEIAHFLSDEECDHIMKLAKDEGLEKSRTLKEGIKEDTRALGKNTKMYFDLWDLNEDGHIDVDEMVHNLENQLDFSPDRSILLNMYSSLELDKDQDEKINFEEFEQRDIGEMAKFIARVKEDKPHTKSRHSQQAWIESTSGRSDSVLASIEERVQRLTMLPLELIKASEYLQVVSYGPMGHYNCHLDSDFVKPSKPCCHFLGSELNHCRICRFATVLYFLDDVEDGGETAFPVADNSTFDDNEWIRDAENVCNLAKNCHKANVVVKPEKGKAVLWYNHKVNNTTGWLGELDKYSFHGGCDVRRGTKWIANQWISLSEDREKDIENWIELGQYEEELKNASRISNSESNEDASHQEL from the exons ATGCAACATCATAAGACCTATATTTGTTCAGACGTTTCAA GAACGAATTGCCAAATCCACATACCACTAGGACCTTGCACGCCGAGCAACCCAGATTGTTTTGAGCGGTTCGCGAATTTCAAGATACCTCAAGTAGAACCGATGAAG GTTGGACATGTCAGGAAACTGAATTTGGTTGAAGGTGTGGAGCATGAAATAGTCACGAAAGCTGTTCACCCTCCAATATTTG AAATCGCCCATTTTCTGTCAGACGAAGAATGCGATCACATCATGAAGCTAGCAAAGGACGAAGGATTGGAGAAATCAAGGACTTTGAAGGAAGGAATCAAGGAGGATACGAGAGCGCTCGGCAAGAACACCAAGATGTATTTTGATCTTTGGGATTTAAACGAAGATGGGCATATTGACGTAGACGAG ATGGTTCACAACCTAGAAAATCAACTGGATTTTTCACCGGACAGATCCATTCTCCtcaatat GTATTCATCTTTAGAACTAGACAAAGATCAAGATG aaaaaataaatttcgaGGAATTTGAACAGAGGGATATCGGAGAAATGGCCAAATTTATTGCAAGAGTAAAAGAAGACAAACCCCACACCAAGAGCCGACACAGTCAACAAGCGTGGATAGAGAGCACTTCTGGAAGATCTGACAGCGTTCTTGCTTCTATTGAAGAAAG aGTGCAACGGCTAACAATGCTCCCTCTGGAATTGATCAAGGCCAGCGAGTACTTACAG gtAGTGTCATATGGACCGATGGGTCACTACAACTGTCACCTGGATTCAGATTTCGTCAAACCAAGCAAGCCATGCTGTCACTTTCTTGGCAGCGAGCTAAATCATTGCAGAATTTGCAG GTTTGCGACGGTGCTATATTTTTTGGATGACGTAGAAGATGGAGGCGAGACGGCTTTTCCCGTCGCCGACAACAGCACTTTTGACGATAAT GAATGGATACGTGACGCCGAGAACGTTTGCAACTTAGCAAAGAACTGCCACAAGGCGAATGTAGTGGTCAAACCCGAGAAAGGCAAAGCCGTTCTGTGGTACAACCACAAAGTCAACAACACCACTGGGTGGTTGGGTGAGCTTGACAAGTATTCGTTTCACGGAGGGTGCGATGTAAGGCGAGGCACCAAATGGATTGCAAACCAGTGGATCAGTTTGAGCGAGGACAGAGAAAAGGACATCGAAAACTGGATAGAACTTGGTCAATACGAGGAGGAACTAAAAAATGCCAGTAGAATATCCAATAGCGAATCAAATGAAGACGCCTCTCACCAGGAACTATGA